A stretch of the Acyrthosiphon pisum isolate AL4f chromosome A2, pea_aphid_22Mar2018_4r6ur, whole genome shotgun sequence genome encodes the following:
- the LOC103309968 gene encoding suppressor of tumorigenicity 14 protein homolog isoform X1: protein MAMKMTYSWIIYSCLVFGSGILYGRKLERRQAVSSCSVNTDKFHCSNGLCIEWSWVCDGRKDCSDGLDETNELCALYDYGTNLTTGCGRSVVNNTAVLIDDDKQTLIRGVPWSVGIYYFIRVSKYPLAGYQFCEGSIIAPNVVISVAQCFSNETGFLSPKILLKKGPFRIAVGKYDQSSKIIGYKNKLVTQAIFDNNNQLLTQIIKVETIYVKEAYDGENGFYAENIAVILLENKVSFSNAVAPVCIDWNSKYKVHTGDIGKISVWRIEENGTQNPVLIERFLPFIEPSNCRKKISTKNQQLVYFDKFCTTYTLGNTHLDSDCSNESINFTLIRVLFSLFIIYFRAVKMLQI, encoded by the exons ATGGCAATGAAAATGACGTATTCCTGgataatatattcatgtttaGTATTCG GATCCGGCATTTTGTATGGCAGAAAACTCGAAAGACGACAAGCTGTATCATCTTGCTCAGT GAACACGGATAAATTTCATTGTTCAAATGGACTGTGTATCGAATGGTCGTGGGTTTGTGATGGTCGTAAGGATTGTTCAGATGGTTTAGACGAAACCAACGAGTTATGTGCTCTATACGATTATGGAACAAATTTGACTAcgg gttgtGGTAGATCAGTTGTCAACAACACTGCTGTATTGATCGACGATGATAAACAAACACTTATTAGAGGAGTACCTTGGAGtgttggaatatattatttcataagaGTATCAAAATATCCTTTAGCTGGTTACCAATTTTGCGAAGGATCAATTATTGCTCCAAATGTAGTAATTTCTG TGGCTCAATGTTTTTCTAATGAAACAGGATTTTTATCtcctaaaatattactaaaaaaggGTCCATTCAGAATTGCCGTCGGAAAATATGATCaaagttctaaaataattggttataaaaataaattagtgactCAAGCAATATTTGAcaacaataatcaattattgactcaaataataaaa gtTGAAACAATTTACGTGAAGGAAGCTTATGATGGAGAAAACGGGTTTTATGCTGAGAATATAGCTGTTATTTTGTTGGAAAACAAAGTTTCGTTTAGCAATGCTGTTGCACCTGTTTGTATCGATTGGAATAGTAAATATAAGGTACACACTGGAGATATAGGAAAG ATTTCCGTTTGGAGAATAGAGGAAAATGGGACACAAAATCCTGTATTAATAGAAAGATTTCTTCCATTCATTGAACCTAGTAAttgtcgaaaaaaaatttcaaccaAAAATCAACAACTTGTGTATTTTGATAAGTTTTGTACAACTTATACATTGGGTAATACACATTTAGATTCTGATTGTAGCAATgaaagtattaattttacattaattcgTGTTTTATTTTCGCTCTTCATTATATACTttagagcagtaaaaatgcttcaaattTAA
- the LOC103309968 gene encoding suppressor of tumorigenicity 14 protein homolog isoform X2, translating into MAMKMTYSWIIYSCLVFGSGILYGRKLERRQAVSSCSVNTDKFHCSNGLCIEWSWVCDGRKDCSDGLDETNELCALYDYGTNLTTGCGRSVVNNTAVLIDDDKQTLIRGVPWSVGIYYFIRVSKYPLAGYQFCEGSIIAPNVVISVAQCFSNETGFLSPKILLKKGPFRIAVGKYDQSSKIIGYKNKLVTQAIFDNNNQLLTQIIKVETIYVKEAYDGENGFYAENIAVILLENKVSFSNAVAPVCIDWNSKYKVHTGDIGKNKEQVLIIQEQA; encoded by the exons ATGGCAATGAAAATGACGTATTCCTGgataatatattcatgtttaGTATTCG GATCCGGCATTTTGTATGGCAGAAAACTCGAAAGACGACAAGCTGTATCATCTTGCTCAGT GAACACGGATAAATTTCATTGTTCAAATGGACTGTGTATCGAATGGTCGTGGGTTTGTGATGGTCGTAAGGATTGTTCAGATGGTTTAGACGAAACCAACGAGTTATGTGCTCTATACGATTATGGAACAAATTTGACTAcgg gttgtGGTAGATCAGTTGTCAACAACACTGCTGTATTGATCGACGATGATAAACAAACACTTATTAGAGGAGTACCTTGGAGtgttggaatatattatttcataagaGTATCAAAATATCCTTTAGCTGGTTACCAATTTTGCGAAGGATCAATTATTGCTCCAAATGTAGTAATTTCTG TGGCTCAATGTTTTTCTAATGAAACAGGATTTTTATCtcctaaaatattactaaaaaaggGTCCATTCAGAATTGCCGTCGGAAAATATGATCaaagttctaaaataattggttataaaaataaattagtgactCAAGCAATATTTGAcaacaataatcaattattgactcaaataataaaa gtTGAAACAATTTACGTGAAGGAAGCTTATGATGGAGAAAACGGGTTTTATGCTGAGAATATAGCTGTTATTTTGTTGGAAAACAAAGTTTCGTTTAGCAATGCTGTTGCACCTGTTTGTATCGATTGGAATAGTAAATATAAGGTACACACTGGAGATATAGGAAAG